From a single Solanum dulcamara chromosome 4, daSolDulc1.2, whole genome shotgun sequence genomic region:
- the LOC129887141 gene encoding uncharacterized protein LOC129887141 isoform X2, whose product MGKKKKRAEWEAESEPLNTESIKEKTIVHLANGDSQKQKKTKKKKSKEVKEESVLKEKPTVSIALPGSIIDNTQSLELATRVVVFDNIGSSVDSSDPMMEDGSHDDESGAAFLLRILKYMETPQYLRKSLFPMHNNLRYVGSLPPLDAPHHLRKHEWAPYREGVTLKDRNVTSGGTLVDVGLSKPVTVDQVIDPGIRVTVSMGAERNLDADIPHQVVSSSTPKEDAGMYWGYKVRYAPNISSVFKNCPYKGGYDHLIGTSEHGLVMKSSDLTLPSFRHLLIAFGGLAGLEECIEEDNDLKGKSAKEVFDLYLNTCPHQGSRTIRTEEAIFISLQYLQEPVNGVLQMI is encoded by the exons atggggaagaagaagaagagagccGAATGGGAAGCAGAATCCGAACCCCTGAATACAGAGAGCATTAAAGAGAAAACTATTGTTCATCTTGCTAACGGGGATTCGCAGAAGCagaagaagacgaagaagaagaaatccAAAGAGGTGAAGGAAGAAAGTGTGTTAAAGGAAAAACCCACAGTTTCCATAGCACTCCCTGGATCTATCATTGACAATACTCAGTCACTCGAACTCGCAACACGG GTTGTTGTATTTGACAACATAGGTAGTTCAGTGGACAGTTCAGATCCGATGATGGAGGATGGGTCACATGATGATGAAAGTGGTGCTGCATTTCTTCTAAGGATCTTGAAGTATATGGAGACACCTCAATATCTTCGGAAGAGTCTTTTCCCCATGCACAACAACTTAAGATATGTG GGTTCATTGCCACCACTTGATGCCCCACATCATTTGCGGAAGCATGAATGGGCTCCCTATCGAGAAG GTGTCACACTAAAGGATCGGAATGTAACATCTGGGGGGACGCTTGTTGACGTTGGGCTTAGCAAG CCTGTCACAGTTGATCAAGTGATTGACCCAGGAATAAGGGTGACAGTATCTATGGGAGCAGAGAGAAACTTGGATGCAG ACATACCACATCAGGTTGTCTCTTCTTCAACACCTAAGGAGGATGCAGGGATGTATTGGGGTTATAAAGTGCGATATGCTCCAAATATCAGTTCTGTATTCAAGAATTGCCCATACAAG GGAGGGTATGATCACTTGATTGGTACCTCCGAGCATGGTCTTGTAATGAAGTCCTCGGATTTGACTCTCCCATCCTTCAG GCACCTGCTAATTGCTTTTGGTGGACTTGCGGGGTTGGAAGAGTGTATAGAAGAAGATAATGACTTAAAG GGGAAAAGTGCGAAGGAGGTATTTGATTTATATTTGAATACATGTCCACATCAAGGAAGCAGGACAATTCGAACAGAG GAAGCCATCTTCATTTCTCTGCAATACTTACAAGAGCCAGTCAACGGTGTTCTGCAGATGATTTAG
- the LOC129887142 gene encoding peroxisome biogenesis protein 7-like, with amino-acid sequence MPVFKTPFNGYSVKFSPFYENQLAVATAQNFGILGNGRVHILQLSPNGPISELAAFDTADGVYDVCWSEAHDSLVIAASGDGSVKLYDLSLPPTNNPIRSFKEHTREVHSVDYNTVRKDSFLSASWDDTVKLWTVDRNASVRTFKEHAYCVYSAAWNPRHADIFASASGDCTTRIWDVREPGSTMILPAHEFEILTCDWNKYDDCIIATASVDKSIKVWDVRNSRVPIAVLNGHGYAVRKVRFSPHRASAMVSCSYDMTVCMWDYMVEDALIGRYDHHTEFAVGVDMSVLIEGLLASTGWDELVYVWQHGMDPRAP; translated from the exons ATGCCGGTATTCAAAACTCCGTTTAACGGTTACTCAGTAAAATTCAGTCCCTTTTACGAAAACCAATTGGCTGTCGCCACCGCGCAGAATTTCGGCATCCTTGGTAACGGCAGAGTTCACATTCTTCAGCTCAGTCCAAACGGACCCATATCTGAACTTGCCGCGTTTGACACAGCTGATGGAGTTTACGACGTTTGCTGGTCGGAAGCTCACGATTCACTTGTGATCGCGGCAAGCGGCGATGGTTCTGTGAAACTCTATGACCTTTCTTTGCCTCCTACCAATAACCCGATCCGTTCTTTTAAGGAACATACACGGGAAGTTCACTCGGTAGACTATAATACGGTGAGAAAAGATTCGTTCTTATCAGCGTCTTGGGATGATACTGTGAAGCTATGGACAGTGGATAGAAATGCTAGTGTAAGGACTTTTAAGGAGCATGCTTATTGTGTCTATTCCGCTGCTTGGAATCCAAGACATGCTGATATCTTTGCATCTGCTTCTGGGGATTGTACCACTCGCATCTGGGATGTCCGGGAACCAG GTTCTACCATGATTCTGCCTGCACACGAGTTTGAAATCCTCACATGTGATTGGAATAAGTATGACGATTGTATCATTGCAACTGCGTCAGTGGATAAGTCAATCAAGGTTTGGGATGTTAGGAATTCTAGAGTGCCAATAGCAGTGCTTAATGGACATGGATATGCAGTGAGGAAAGTGAGGTTTTCACCACATAGAGCGAGTGCAATGGTTTCTTGTTCATATGACATGACAGTTTGCATGTGGGATTACATGGTGGAAGATGCACTAATTGGGAGGTATGATCATCACACAGAGTTTGCTGTAGGAGTTGATATGAGCGTTCTCATTGAAGGTCTATTGGCTAGTACAGGATGGGATGAACTTGTTTATGTTTGGCAACATGGAATGGACCCTAGAGCTCCTTGA
- the LOC129887141 gene encoding uncharacterized protein LOC129887141 isoform X1, whose translation MGKKKKRAEWEAESEPLNTESIKEKTIVHLANGDSQKQKKTKKKKSKEVKEESVLKEKPTVSIALPGSIIDNTQSLELATRLAGQIARASTIFRIDEVVVFDNIGSSVDSSDPMMEDGSHDDESGAAFLLRILKYMETPQYLRKSLFPMHNNLRYVGSLPPLDAPHHLRKHEWAPYREGVTLKDRNVTSGGTLVDVGLSKPVTVDQVIDPGIRVTVSMGAERNLDADIPHQVVSSSTPKEDAGMYWGYKVRYAPNISSVFKNCPYKGGYDHLIGTSEHGLVMKSSDLTLPSFRHLLIAFGGLAGLEECIEEDNDLKGKSAKEVFDLYLNTCPHQGSRTIRTEEAIFISLQYLQEPVNGVLQMI comes from the exons atggggaagaagaagaagagagccGAATGGGAAGCAGAATCCGAACCCCTGAATACAGAGAGCATTAAAGAGAAAACTATTGTTCATCTTGCTAACGGGGATTCGCAGAAGCagaagaagacgaagaagaagaaatccAAAGAGGTGAAGGAAGAAAGTGTGTTAAAGGAAAAACCCACAGTTTCCATAGCACTCCCTGGATCTATCATTGACAATACTCAGTCACTCGAACTCGCAACACGG TTGGCTGGACAGATTGCTCGTGCTTCCACCATTTTTCGGATAGATGAG GTTGTTGTATTTGACAACATAGGTAGTTCAGTGGACAGTTCAGATCCGATGATGGAGGATGGGTCACATGATGATGAAAGTGGTGCTGCATTTCTTCTAAGGATCTTGAAGTATATGGAGACACCTCAATATCTTCGGAAGAGTCTTTTCCCCATGCACAACAACTTAAGATATGTG GGTTCATTGCCACCACTTGATGCCCCACATCATTTGCGGAAGCATGAATGGGCTCCCTATCGAGAAG GTGTCACACTAAAGGATCGGAATGTAACATCTGGGGGGACGCTTGTTGACGTTGGGCTTAGCAAG CCTGTCACAGTTGATCAAGTGATTGACCCAGGAATAAGGGTGACAGTATCTATGGGAGCAGAGAGAAACTTGGATGCAG ACATACCACATCAGGTTGTCTCTTCTTCAACACCTAAGGAGGATGCAGGGATGTATTGGGGTTATAAAGTGCGATATGCTCCAAATATCAGTTCTGTATTCAAGAATTGCCCATACAAG GGAGGGTATGATCACTTGATTGGTACCTCCGAGCATGGTCTTGTAATGAAGTCCTCGGATTTGACTCTCCCATCCTTCAG GCACCTGCTAATTGCTTTTGGTGGACTTGCGGGGTTGGAAGAGTGTATAGAAGAAGATAATGACTTAAAG GGGAAAAGTGCGAAGGAGGTATTTGATTTATATTTGAATACATGTCCACATCAAGGAAGCAGGACAATTCGAACAGAG GAAGCCATCTTCATTTCTCTGCAATACTTACAAGAGCCAGTCAACGGTGTTCTGCAGATGATTTAG